One window of the Rosa rugosa chromosome 3, drRosRugo1.1, whole genome shotgun sequence genome contains the following:
- the LOC133740707 gene encoding glycosyltransferase BC10, which produces MLISPTPLSLICALILCMPLAVVFTVTSPTNIPLQIPKAHRKLNLTPLPPPPPPAPLPLDDLSLLRIAARVNSRPPRFKKPKIAFMFLTTTPLPFAPLWQRFFSKAPKSLYRIYVHADPRFPYEPPFSGVFAGRVIHSKPAQRFTPTLISATRRLLAHALLDDPRNSMFALLTPSCIPLHSFNFTYRTLAASKKSFIEILDNEIGAYDRWAARGPDAMLPQVSLEEFRIGSQFWVLKRKHARLVVSDQRLWSKFKLPCERWDTCYPEENYFPTLLNMRDPDGCVPATLTHVDWTGRVDGHPVTYNASDVGPDLIWSLREDRPRYGDEVNVNATDWSGSERHDPFLFARKFPPDAIEPLMSMASDVIFRD; this is translated from the coding sequence ATGCTGATCTCGCCCACCCCACTCTCTCTCATCTGTGCCCTCATACTCTGCATGCCCCTCGCCGTCGTCTTCACCGTCACCAGCCCCACCAACATTCCTCTCCAAATCCCCAAAGCCCACCGGAAACTAAACCTGACGCCTCTTCCTCCACCGCCTCCGCCTGCTCCGCTGCCTTTAGATGATCTATCTCTTTTACGAATCGCCGCCCGGGTTAACTCGAGGCCGCCCAGGTTCAAGAAGCCGAAAATCGCCTTCATGTTCCTCACCACCACCCCGCTGCCGTTCGCTCCTCTGTGGCAGCGATTCTTCAGTAAGGCCCCCAAGTCGCTGTACAGAATCTACGTCCACGCCGACCCCAGATTCCCTTACGAGCCTCCGTTCTCCGGCGTCTTCGCCGGCCGGGTTATTCATTCGAAACCCGCCCAGCGGTTCACCCCCACTCTCATTTCCGCCACGCGCCGCCTACTCGCCCACGCGCTTCTCGACGATCCCCGGAACTCGATGTTCGCGCTGCTCACTCCCTCGTGCATCCCCCTCCACTCGTTCAACTTCACGTACCGGACGCTGGCCGCGTCGAAGAAGAGCTTCATCGAAATCCTCGACAACGAGATCGGGGCGTACGACAGGTGGGCGGCGCGTGGGCCGGACGCGATGCTCCCGCAGGTGAGCCTGGAGGAGTTCCGGATCGGGTCGCAGTTTTGGGTCCTGAAGCGGAAGCACGCTCGGCTTGTGGTGAGTGACCAGCGGCTTTGGTCCAAGTTCAAGCTCCCGTGCGAGCGGTGGGACACGTGTTACCCTGAGGAAAATTACTTCCCTACCCTCCTCAACATGCGCGACCCAGACGGGTGCGTGCCTGCCACGCTCACGCACGTGGACTGGACCGGGAGGGTCGACGGCCACCCGGTGACGTACAACGCCTCCGACGTGGGGCCAGACCTGATCTGGTCGCTGAGGGAGGACAGGCCCAGGTACGGCGACGAGGTGAACGTCAACGCCACCGATTGGTCCGGCAGCGAACGCCACGATCCTTTTCTTTTCGCGAGGAAGTTTCCGCCGGACGCAATCGAGCCGTTGATGAGTATGGCGAGTGACGTCATTTTCAGAGACTAA
- the LOC133740706 gene encoding uncharacterized protein LOC133740706 isoform X2, with protein sequence MPRSGPRPYECIRRAWHSDRHQPVRGSLIKEIFSVANEIHSSATRKNKEWQEKLPIVVLKAEEIMYSKANSEAEYTDLKTLWDRANDAINTIIRRDESIETGEEFLQPCIEAALNLGCVARRASRSQRYSNPRCYLSPITSDVPSVVEKAENVPPCGYDQCSPRDIRATSNMSSYPLYYGNCPQFEELKHGFVSLPKPVPNPIKPAKMSVIPNLFRNGDKPSNSSQKGPRDYPDQSPDTIWCDLSLRLGSLSSRCPGSESNPAQKVKDVGAQEGSKCTDQPSQLDKELSFFPKGNDRVPIGSNSGRWSFEGEFMNVQSTMRKRKADFNHPN encoded by the exons ATGCCAAGATCAGGCCCAAGACCCTATGAGTGTATCAGGAGAGCTTGGCACAGTGATAGGCACCAGCCTGTGAGAGGTTCTCTCATTAAAGAGATTTTCAG TGTGGCGAATGAGATCCATAGCTCAGCTACTAGGAAGAACAAGGAATGGCAAGAGAAGCTCCCTATTGTTGTGTTGAAAGCAGAAGAGATTATGTACTCTAAAGCCAATTCTGAG GCCGAATATACGGACCTTAAAACGCTTTGGGACCGGGCAAATGATGCCATTAATACCATAATTCGCCGCGATGAAAGCATTGAAACTGGGGAAGAGTTTCTTCAGCCTTGTATTGAAG CTGCTCTCAATCTGGGGTGTGTAGCAAGAAGAGCTTCAAGGAGCCAACGGTATTCTAATCCAAGGTGTTATCTGAGCCCCATCACTTCTGATGTCCCTAGCGTGGTAGAGAAAG CCGAAAATGTTCCTCCTTGTGGTTATGACCAATGCTCACCTAGGGATATTCGGGCAACGTCTAATATGTCTTCATATCCTCTGTACTATGGGAACTGCCCTCAGTTTGAAGAACTCAAGCATGGTTTTGTTAGCCTTCCCAAACCAGTTCCGAACCCTATAAAGCCGGCCAAGATGAGTGTTATCCCAAACCTGTTCAGAAATGGAGATAAACCAAGCAACAGTAGTCAGAAAGGTCCAAGGGACTACCCTGATCAGAGCCCAGATACAATTTGGTGTGATCTCTCTCTCCGGTTAGGCTCACTCTCTAGTCGATGCCCGGGTAGTGAAAGCAATCCTGCACAGAAAGTCAAAGATGTTGGTGCTCAAGAAGGGAGCAAGTGTACTGATCAGCCTTCACAATTGGACAAAGAGCTGTCTTTCTTTCCTAAAGGTAATGACCGTGTCCCAATAGGCTCGAATTCAGGTCGGTGGAGTTTTGAGGGCGAGTTTATGAATGTGCAATCAACAATGAGAAAGCGAAAGGCAGATTTTAATCACCCAAACTGA
- the LOC133740706 gene encoding uncharacterized protein LOC133740706 isoform X1, whose translation MPRSGPRPYECIRRAWHSDRHQPVRGSLIKEIFSVANEIHSSATRKNKEWQEKLPIVVLKAEEIMYSKANSEAEYTDLKTLWDRANDAINTIIRRDESIETGEEFLQPCIEAALNLGCVARRASRSQRYSNPRCYLSPITSDVPSVVEKGSQKDKISNPQYTPHCSNFVKPITINSTHLGPESTMKSTSAAENVPPCGYDQCSPRDIRATSNMSSYPLYYGNCPQFEELKHGFVSLPKPVPNPIKPAKMSVIPNLFRNGDKPSNSSQKGPRDYPDQSPDTIWCDLSLRLGSLSSRCPGSESNPAQKVKDVGAQEGSKCTDQPSQLDKELSFFPKGNDRVPIGSNSGRWSFEGEFMNVQSTMRKRKADFNHPN comes from the exons ATGCCAAGATCAGGCCCAAGACCCTATGAGTGTATCAGGAGAGCTTGGCACAGTGATAGGCACCAGCCTGTGAGAGGTTCTCTCATTAAAGAGATTTTCAG TGTGGCGAATGAGATCCATAGCTCAGCTACTAGGAAGAACAAGGAATGGCAAGAGAAGCTCCCTATTGTTGTGTTGAAAGCAGAAGAGATTATGTACTCTAAAGCCAATTCTGAG GCCGAATATACGGACCTTAAAACGCTTTGGGACCGGGCAAATGATGCCATTAATACCATAATTCGCCGCGATGAAAGCATTGAAACTGGGGAAGAGTTTCTTCAGCCTTGTATTGAAG CTGCTCTCAATCTGGGGTGTGTAGCAAGAAGAGCTTCAAGGAGCCAACGGTATTCTAATCCAAGGTGTTATCTGAGCCCCATCACTTCTGATGTCCCTAGCGTGGTAGAGAAAGGTAGTCAAAAGGATAAAATTTCCAATCCACAGTATACGCCTCATTGTTCGAACTTTGTGAAACCCATTACTATTAACTCAACCCATCTTGGCCCTGAATCCACTATGAAATCTACCTCTGCAGCCGAAAATGTTCCTCCTTGTGGTTATGACCAATGCTCACCTAGGGATATTCGGGCAACGTCTAATATGTCTTCATATCCTCTGTACTATGGGAACTGCCCTCAGTTTGAAGAACTCAAGCATGGTTTTGTTAGCCTTCCCAAACCAGTTCCGAACCCTATAAAGCCGGCCAAGATGAGTGTTATCCCAAACCTGTTCAGAAATGGAGATAAACCAAGCAACAGTAGTCAGAAAGGTCCAAGGGACTACCCTGATCAGAGCCCAGATACAATTTGGTGTGATCTCTCTCTCCGGTTAGGCTCACTCTCTAGTCGATGCCCGGGTAGTGAAAGCAATCCTGCACAGAAAGTCAAAGATGTTGGTGCTCAAGAAGGGAGCAAGTGTACTGATCAGCCTTCACAATTGGACAAAGAGCTGTCTTTCTTTCCTAAAGGTAATGACCGTGTCCCAATAGGCTCGAATTCAGGTCGGTGGAGTTTTGAGGGCGAGTTTATGAATGTGCAATCAACAATGAGAAAGCGAAAGGCAGATTTTAATCACCCAAACTGA